The DNA window CAGAGAGCAGCATAGGTGTAATGGCTGCTAGCCCCACAGCAAGTATGGCAGCAATAGGATATGCTAACTAGATTTCATCGAAACTTCAGAAGAGTTTGCTCCAGACCCTAAGGGTGATAAAACAGCAGCAGAACACTCTGCCAGTCACCAAAACCCTCAAACAAGAGGCAATTTGAAAGAGCATTAAGAAATGTAAAGCAAACAATGTCCCTAAAGAAAGACTTGCTACCAAAGGAAATCCCTGAATTGTAAGAATAgtagcagagaaaaagaaagccagtttAGAGCTCAGAAAAGGTCCTGCAAGAATACATGCACTTTATGGCTGATGGTTGAGGGAAATGATAAGATCAAAGGGACAGTGAAGATCACAGATATGAGCATTCAGTGCACAGCAAAGTAGATGGCCTGATGCAAAAATTTGGAATGGGCTTGGCTACTCCTTTGGAGCAAAAAGTAAATAAGTCAATATGTGGACTTCCAAGAATTaacaggataaatgaggcagagatgAGAACCAGGTCAGGGAACAGATCTCAGTTCTTTTCATGGGAGAAGAGATGCTCAAAATATTCCTGTACTAGCTAGATATTGGGGATGACATGGCTCTTAGTTTACTCTGTGTGTATTgtccttgttttccttttgttaagctataaaattatataaatattctagGTGCAAGATGGCATAGACATGTTGTTTGGCTACAAGAATTATAGGGTCTGTTTTTGCTGCTATGAAAGTTGGAAAATTTATGAAACCAAGTGGTCTGTACTCATAAAGCTTGCTAATATTGACAATTATGATAATGTTTcattctagaagaagaaaatgtaatggtCTcattatggattgaattgtgtcccatacaaattcatatgttgaaactctaatccccagtacctcagaatggaATCGTAACTTGCAGATGGAATCCTCATAAGTAATGGAGTTAAACTGAGATAATTAGGGAGAGCCAAATTCAATATGACGTTTGGACATAGGCACATGGTGGTGGGGGGAACACCATGTGAAGATGAATGTATAATGCTTCTGCAAGTCAGGAACCATCCAAGATGGCCAACACgtcaccagaagctggaggagaggcATGGGACCTATTCTTCCTCACTGACTTCAAAAGAAACTAACTTTCCCAACTCCTGGATCATGTACTTCTAGCTTCTAGAactatgaggaaataaatttttgttgctcAAACTGATCAGCATGTGGTATGTTGGTATGGCAGCTCTAGTAAACTGATACATGTCTTCAACCACAAAATTCGGTATAGGAGAAAATTCTATGCAATGCTGTCTCCAGCTTCAGAGCCCAGTCTGACCAGTGAAAGTCCTGTTGAGTTCTACCAAGTCTCCAACAGAAAAGTGGCTTCTGTCATGTTTTTACAACTGCAAATCAGAAAAATGTCATGGCAGTGACTGGAGCTTTCTTTGTGGCCTGGGGCATTGTTAATGTTTTATCTCTTGTATTACTTATTTTgtgaagaaaaccaaaaccagttTGTTTTCATCTAACAAGTCCATTTTTGTAACTTTACTTTCCTGAACTCATCAGTGGTACATCATCAAAACAATAGATAAACCTAAGTAAAATATGAAGAGTTGGTGAAAGTTCAGGCAGTCTATTACAGCAGAGATCTACACTTGGGAAGATACTGAtgcttttttctaatataaacataaaaagaaataagtgtaGGCACTTCACTAGCTGCTCCCAGAAAAATTCAGTTTTACTCTCATAAGCAattcagttctaaatattttatgatttcctttgtattttttccccttaatccATGAGTTAATTTGAGGTCTATTATTCAATTTAAATCCTTTTGGTATTTTCTAGATACCTCATTGTTACTGTTTGGTTATTTCATGCAGGGTAATTAGAGAACATACTCTGTATGACTTCCAtcatttgaaatttgttgaggGCAGACTTTATAAATCCCAATTAGGTTCAGTGGATTAATAGTGTCCAGATATTTTTATAGTTTGTGTTGTACGTTGTATCTTTTCCATCTTCTCACTTTTTGCGCACTTATGTCCCTATATTTGAAACACGTCTTTTATAATTAGCATACAGTTTCGTtatcttaaaatgtctttttttttcccaccttctTTTGAAAGGTATAGTCACTGGCTAGAGAATTCTACATTgatatttttgggtttttttccctttcaacacTTTAAAGTTTCTGTCCATTGTTTTTAAGTCAGCTAGTACTCTGTTTTGGATATTCTGTAAGTGATATCTTTTTACCTTGGgttcttttttagatttcttttaatCTATAGTTTTTAGCAGTTGGAACAAAGTGTGATTTGGTATGATTTTCTTCCTAAAGATATGGTAGAATTATTCAAcattggcactattgacattttggatcAAACCATTGTTTCTTTGGGAAACTAGTATGGGCATTGTAATATGTATGTAGTATGTATACAGTATGTAGTATGAGCATCTCTAGCCTCTCTGTGCCAGGTACCAACAGCATTCTCTTCCACTGCCAGTTGTGACTATTgtaaatgtctccagacattgccacatGTTCCCTTCAGGGAAAATAACCTCTAATTGAGAACCACTACTGTATAGCATACctctcttacttatttatttctattttttaaatttattttatttttaaaatttgattaaatttattttttattatgttatgttagtcaccatacagtacatcattggttttcaatgtagtgttccaagattcattgtttatttacaACATGCAGTGTTCCAtccaatatgtaccctccttaatacccattactgggccaacccatccccccaccttctccccaccaaaaccctcagtttgtttctcaaagtccacagtctctcatggttcatctccctctccagtccccccccaccttcattttccccttctcctaatgtcttctgtgctattccttatgttccactaataagtgaaaccaaataataattccctttgtctgcttgacttacttcactcagcatactctcctccagtcccatccatgttgatacaaaagttggatattcatcatttctgatggctgagtaatattccattgtatgtatgaaccacatcttctttatccatttgtctgtctaAGGCATCTCAactctttacacagtttggcttttgtggacattgcatACCTCCCTTAAATAAATCTTCatacaagttttttttatttttctttctttttttttttttttttttttttggagaggagAGGGTAGAGATGTTACTAACTAATGACCTATCTGGGTAGGAGTATTGGTCTATTCAGGACTGAATAATTAAAGGGTTGCCACCCTTTGGAAACGCATACaataatttattcataaatttgAACTTTGTATAACACTTATAAATGACTATGGGAAGTGACACATGTAGAGAAAACCTTCTGGATATACAAAGCCAATTAAGCCTATTAGTCATCTTCTATTCTACAGCCCACTAAATCCATGTTGTAAGCCATCATAATAATGGAACAACCACAAAGAATGATAATGGCCAGTTAGAAATTTTTCTGACTTATGTAACTGTCACTGGGCCAGCCTTTTCAATGATAACTTCTGTAAGACCAACTGATCCCATTCTAGTCAGTGATTTAAAATGACATACGAACATACACACTTAGCTGATTTTTTGTGCATCCACGAGTCAGGTAAAGAAAGACTGTGAGAGGCAACAGTTAACTGCTAAAGCGATATTTCTACTTTATAGTGCCTTTTTTAACCTCggcagatagatagataatattgCTCAGACGAGGGACATCCAATGAGCATGAACAATGACATGAACTTTGCTTCAGGTGATTCCACAGCCACTGCACTCTGTCTCCAGATGTTATTCATGGTgacaaaaaaagataattattggGTTTCTATAGAAGTTATCACtccagcaaaaggaaaagaaatagtcAAAAATACACAGCATTCAATCTTGAAAAGTGGTAGGAAACCAGGCAGAGGTGGTAAGTATCTCTGTCCTTTTCTAACAGGCAAGGACAAAAAGCCCTAGTCAACCCTTGATGATTTTCTCAGGCAATAACTCATAAAGTAACTTCCTCACAGTGTTAGATAGGTCACTTCCCACCTGATTCAGTTATATGAGATTATTTATTCTCACATCACAGAAAATGTCTCAATTATCTCTATgacccatggggcgcctgggtggctcagtggattaagacactgccttcagctcaggtcatgatcccaggatcctgggattgattcctgcattgggctctctgctttgtgggaagcctgcttcctcctctctctctgcctgcctctctgcctacttgtgatatctgtctgtcaaataaataaataaaataaatcttaaaaaaaaaaaaaagaaatagttccaTAAGCATTGAGGGCTACACTAGGAAAGGGTGGATCTGGAGTCTCTTGGAGGCTAATTTCCTTCACTCTTTTGGTGGTAAAGAGTCAGTAAAAAGCTGACTCAGTAGTTTGACCTGGCACAATATAAGAGTGGGTTAATATCAGAAACTGCTATTGGACATTTCTTCTATCAGACCTTCTTTTCAATcagaaaacttctattttttacatgtttataCAACTATGTCCTATCAGTTGACCCagaaaatatgtaattaatataGGAGGACTCTCTATGGAAAAATTGGCCATGGTGGATACAGTCTATCTATACTAAGACTAAACTATGGGCTGAAGGGTTAACTTTTGAGATTATGAAGTTCTACTTAAAAACGTCAAGCATGTAAATATttccccaataaatattttttatacccACACTATATGTAACTTGTCATGCCCATCTGTTACCCTTTAGTATAATTTTATTCTAGACCATCCTATAATACTCataattattatatgtttatatattaaaaagaaatttttaatatgctAACATTATTTTAAGTAGTTAGTATGTTGGAACTCTCTAAAATAACATTAATGCATTTAATCATACTTTGAAATCTGTTGTATAACTACATGTgtattaatgaaaatgtttttattgacattttgattAAATCTCAAAATGCTTATGGACTTTATAATACTAGCATTATCAATAAATGCTTTTTGGTgtagaaaaaaagtcaaattgaTTTGATAATATATTCTTGATAATTAAGATTatgcacagtaaaaaaaaaaaaaaaaaaaaaaaaacaatgaaatgtcACCCAATCTTGACTTGAAATTCAAATTCGGATTCTTTTTTTCACCCCAAATTGTTTGTAACTCTAGCACATTTTATGTTCaaaccattttaaattatttttttttcttaataagcaAACTATTGGCAATGGAATGTAATGAGTTTCAGTAAAATTTCCATATATAGCCTGGTCTGGGGCTGGCCTAGTAAGGGACCCCAGCCTCCTTTCCCATGGGGCTATATTTCTCCTGTCCTGGGGAATCTATACCTCCCTGGTCAGACATGGAAGAAATAAGAGCAAAGCTTGCAGAGATtgcaaagagaagacagaaggaagctGCATCTtgggacattttggttgtttgaTCTGTGGAagtagagatagaaaaagaaaaaaaaaaaaatagaaaaccaaatcACTGCCTCTGAGCCACCACCAGAAGGTTAGGTGTACAGTTACTTAAGCATAACATGAGTGGAATAGTTGCCAGTAATTAATATCTGCTGTCAAGTTACTGCTATCAGTAATTAATATCTGCTATCTcatcttaatttcttctctttgaataaataaatattcaaacttTATCATTTTAGTGCCATTAAATTCAGTCACTGCTTTTTCAATATTGATATGTTGAAAAcacttttgattttcttttttttttttttNNNNNNNNNNNNNNNNNNNNNNNNNNNNNNNNNNNNNNNNNNNNNNNNNNNNNNNNNNNNNNNNNNNNNNNNNNNNNNNNNNNNNNNNNNNNNNNNNNNNNNNNNNNNNNNNNNNNNNNNNNNNNNNNNNNNNNNNNNNNNNNNNNNNNNNNNNNNNNNNNNNNNNNNNNNNNNNNNNNNNNNNNNNNNNNNNNNNNNNNNNNNNNNNNNNNNNNNNNNNNNNNNNNNNNNNNNNNNNNNNNNNNNNNNNNNNNNNNNNNNNNNNNNNNNNNNNNNNNNNNNNNNNNNNNNNNNNNNNNNNNNNNNNNNNNNNNNNNNNNNNNNNNNNNNNNNNNNNNNNNNNNNNNNNNNNNNNNNNNNNNNNNNNNNNNNNNNNNNNNNNNNNNNNNNNNNNNNNNNNtcacatgcagaaaaatgaaattggaccatttccttacaccacacacaaaaatagactcaaaattgatgaaggacctcaatgtgtgaaaggaatacatcaaaatccttgaggagaacacaggcagcaacctcttcgacctcagccgcagcaacatcttcctaggaacaacgcaaaaggcaagggaagcaagggaaaaaatgaattattgggatttcatcaagatcaaaagcttttgcactttTGATTTTCAAACTTAGAAAATGGGCTGACCTTTTATTAAGAACTTGTTTTCCTGCATTTGCTCTTCCTCTGGTAGTGGGTGATTTTTAGTAGTTAAAACATGGACCCAAacagtgtgtgggtgtgtgtctgtgtgttatACATTATGTATTGCATGCAAAAAGTCTACATACATCTCAAACATTAAGTTTGTCattgtattttatcttctttacaaAATGACCTAGCTATCTATATTTTTCTGCTTAGCCTTAGATCTCTTTATTTCATTATCTGTCAAGGCTTTTGCTTAAACTTACGGACTTCATGTATTTAAGCATCAtcttgaaaaatcatttgaagagTTTATGTGAAAGAACATTGtaaatttttataacttattaAGTAATGAATATCTGTAGAAAGTGTCAGATTGCTTCTAATTTATTCTCTAATTCTGTGACTTAAAAAATTAGCAGTGTTTTACATTGCCAATAAAGTGAGGGTTTTTTGCTTGCTGAAGATAAattccatatgtatttttatagtgAAAGCTatacaaagtaaattttaaaatatcaaataaatgatttcttGGCTAAGACATCAATGCAATGTGATGTGGTAAGAATTACAAAGAGTATATATTGCATaacttcatttataatttttataaatttagtaattttataaaataaaattttataaattctgtaactttaatattaaaaatgtaaatttataatggaaaaaattgTTGGCATGGTGGTTGTCATTTGGAGGATGGAATCAGGATTGATTTGGAAGAAGTATGAGAATACTTTCTGGGacaatgataatattttatatgttaatggGATTTGGTTACAAAGGTGAAATCTTTAAAGTTAGACAATGTATACTTAAGGTTTTTGCATTTCAttgtatttccaaagaaataaaataaatactgaattttaattaGCAACAATGCTGTATTTTGGAAGAAGTTTGCTGATATCTGCTATTTACCTTAAAATGCATCAAAAGTAAGATGGACTGACAGAAGGGCTTTTAATAGCAGAATCAAATTAGTGAGCATATAGGTGTTCACTggaaaattcttttaactttgtatttctaaaaaaCTTTGTATCAAGTATTGGAAAAATATCATGAAATACgataaagtaaaaatttgagTTATCAGATGAACACAAAACGTATTGACAATTAAGAATAATATACAGGGGTGCCAGTCAGTTATGCATtgcactcttggtttcagcttaggtcataatctcaggatcctgcatTGAGCCCCTAGtaaagctccacactcagcacagactCTGGGTGgggttctcttttcctcttcctctgtcccttcccccctgctcactctttctctcaaataaattaataaatcttaaaaaaataatatagaatatggggcacctgggtggctcagtcagttaagcatcagaatCTTGATTTGGACTCaaatcatggtctcagggttgtgagatccagtcccatgtggggctttgtgctgagtggagagtctgcttgagattctttccgtctgccccaacccctgctcatgctctctgtttcaataaataaataaatctttaaaaaagaagaagaatatgtatCTAACAAGATAAACACCTAGCCACATAGCTGTGGAGAATATTAACAATGCCTTATAGGATGGAGATTGAGTCTAATTGTTATACACCATATGGAAActattattaaaatgagaaaaacctaAGGTACAAGGACTTAAGATTTGTGGGGTGTACCAAATTTTCCAGTCTCAGAACATttctcaaaagtaaaataaaagaggtgattctttaaaataatatactctGCAGAAtactaatgtaaaaaaaatatgtgaagtctaaagagaaacagagcaaatgaaatattcaattattttctaataattacaCTTGCCCCTAATCTGATTCTCTTCAGAATGTAATAAGCTCCATGTTACAGAAAGTATTCAGCACATCAATGAAATTTTTCAGTAGTATAGTGGAACAAGTAGGCCAACATAGAATGTAACATTCTCAAGTTCCCAACTTTTAAGACTTCATGTTGTGATTCAtggctattcttttctttaaaatgataatgtCTTATTGTTTAGCAGctacattttccatttcataaatTAATTCAAGCAGATCCTATAAATATCCCTGTTATaaatctctttgtctctctgctaAATTAAACATAGCTGTAAAAGTAACCAATTCTCATATTCCTTATTTCAATCTTCAGAATGTCTTCAAAATGTTCATTTGAGACTATGGAGTATATCCTATATGGAGTATATCCTAACTTCAATTTAAATTGTTACTGGAGCTCTCCATCACTGTGCTTGTCCTCTTTCTAGTTCTCTATATATCAGCATATCTATATTCAACTCTAATTTCTTtatgcagatttatttttatatattgaacaAAAAATTTGTATCACTTGAACAAATTTTGAACAATAAATAATCAGATATCACTTGAATGATTCACGGTCTTAttccttgagattttcttttaataagatttatttaaggGATCTTGTAATTTGTATTTTGGGCATTCATCATAAATTATCCTGATTAAAATAACTCTTTCAGAGACATCATTTTTAATGAGTTCCAAAATAGTTTCCTCTGATTTTTGTTACCTAATATTACTCACAAATGCCTGTAGGAGTAGACTCATCAGCtggagttatatatatattttttaataccttAATTTAGAAAAAACTATTACTAAATAACTCATTTATTATGATTTAATGTGTGGAAATAAGCAGAAGAGGATCATATAAGACATATTGGTTCCAATAGAATTCACATAAAAAAGTTATTTAGACcccacttctttccttctcaaatCAAACTCTctcaaaattcctaaaaaaaaaaaaaaaaaaaaaaaaaaaatgaagaagaagaagaaggaggaggaggaggaggaggaggaagaagaagaagaagaagaagaagaagaagaagaagaagaagaagaagaagaagaagaagaagaagaagaagaagaagaagaaggaggagaagaattGAAATAGGTGAGTTTGCCAGGAATGGATAGCAGTGAGGCTGGAATTTCTTAATAAGCAATGCTAATAAATGTTAGCATCTTATTAACTACAAATAATAACTCTAGTCAAAAGATACCTGTATGATTTTGCTGCCTAAAACATCAAAAACTCTGTTGTAGAacaccagggtggcttagttgattaagcctcCAActactgattttggctcaggtcatgatctcaaggcccttTGTTGTGCTCCATgttcagtagagagtctgcttgatattTGCTCTTACCCTCTCCATCCTCCCTACCTCCTGCACATTTAAattgtataaaaatagaaatttaaatatgcCATATGTAATCATAGCCATGAACATCTATAATTCAACAAGATCAAGTTTTGGAAAAGGTCATCAGAATCAAAATGTGGGGCATAATTTTGTAGTTGAAGTCAGTGTAAAGGATAGTATATTACTAGAAGGTCATCATGGAAAACAAATCTAAGAACTTAATTTGTGTGCCTATTGAAGAACTAGAAGTAGGAAGAAGATGAAATGGGATAATATTGGggtaaaatgaagaaacagataaGATTAAGTTAATAAAGCTAAGAATTAGGAACCATGATAGAACAAGGCACTTAAAATAATCAGGTGAAAGTGAGATCCagagacaaaaatgaagaaattagttTATGCCAACATACatgtttttgtctattttttttttttaagccttgagtattttatcctttattgcttttctctcttcacagGGCAGATTAATTTCACGTTTCAggtatttaaggaaaataaaatagttttattgtaTCTTGATTTCAGTAAGTCACTAGACAAAATTTCTCATAGTAACTTCAAGGGAATGATTGAATAACAAAATCTTGATGACCAAAAGGTGGCATTATATCTATCtgtgtgattaattttttttaaagttgattatTATAATTAAGCTAAGCTAGAGGAAAGATACTAGAGATAGTATCTAGTAAAAATACAAGAGAAGTCTCAAAAGTCTGTATAATATTTACTATGTGTTTAATTTAGATGATAGCACagaaaacaagtttaaaattTGTGGTTGAGATTTATTTGGTAATATTAAccaaaggattaaatgaaataattaatacTAATAACATCTTTAtcaaatagaaaactaatatcaaatgaacaataaaattttatgtataaacCTGAAATTAGTATCTTCCATCTAAAATGAAAGAGTGAGTTGACAAATTTCAAAGCACTTTAACCAGGTTGGTAAATAGTTTATGTAAAATAGTTATCTTAGTTGTTACCTCATTACAGGACAATAAAACTCACATGACCTTGAAGGAGGCAATCTGGATCATTATTGTTTATCTAGGACTGACCACACTTATGTGTCTGAGTAGTACACTTTAAAAGATTACTAAAGGAGTGCCTAGATGGCTtaataggttaaagcctctgccttcagctcaggtcaagatcccagggtcctgggatcgagccccacatcgagcccctcatcaagcCGTgctctgagccccacattgggctctcttcttgttctgcctctctctttgcttgcctctctgcccacttgtgatctctgtc is part of the Mustela nigripes isolate SB6536 chromosome 2, MUSNIG.SB6536, whole genome shotgun sequence genome and encodes:
- the LOC132010105 gene encoding LOW QUALITY PROTEIN: small VCP/p97-interacting protein-like (The sequence of the model RefSeq protein was modified relative to this genomic sequence to represent the inferred CDS: deleted 1 base in 1 codon; substituted 2 bases at 2 genomic stop codons), coding for MGLYFSCPGESIPPWSDMEEIRAKLAEIAKRRQKEAASWDILVVXSVEVEXKKKKKKIENQITASEPPPEG